The sequence CCGTCAATACATCGAAAAAAAACTCGGTAGACTCGCTCAAAACAACGCCGGTATTTCCGAAGTGAGAATTGAGCGCAAAGCCGACCAAATCGACCTAGAAGTCCGCACAGCTAGACCAGGGGTAGTAGTCGGTCGTGGTGGACAAGGAATTGAATCACTGCGTACCGGACTCCAAGAACTCTTGGGTAGCAATCGGCAAATTCGCATCAACGTCGTGGAAGTGCAGCGAGTCGATGCAGACGCTTATCTCATCGCTGAATACATTGCTCAACAATTAGAACGCCGCGTTTCCTTCCGACGTGTAGTGCGCCAAGCCATCCTCCGCGCTCAAAAAGCTGGTATTCAAGGCATTAAAGTTCAAGTCAGCGGTCGGCTAAACGGAGCAGAAATTGCCCGGACAGAATGGACTCGTGAAGGTAGAGTACCACTACACACCTTACGGGCTGATATTGACTACTCTTACTGCACAGCCAAAACTATTTACGGCATCTTGGGTATCAAAGTTTGGGTATTTAAGGGCGAAATTATTCCCGGACAGGAAACAACCACACCCCAACAACCTTCTACCCGCGAACGTGAACCCCGTCGTCGTCAACAGCAACGCCGTCGCCAGCAATTTGAAGACCGTTCTAATGAAGGATGAAGTATGAAAGCTAAAGGATGAAACAAGAAAAATTCATACCTCATACTTCATACCTCATACTTCACACTTCATACTTCATACTTCATAGTCATGTTAAGTCCTAGAAGAACTAAATTCCGCAAGCAGCAGCGCGGACGGATGGAGGGTCTAGCAGCCCGTGGTAGCTCCCTCAACTTTGGTGATTTTGCTCTGCAAGCTCAAGAGCCAGCTTGGATCACCTCCCGACAAATCGAGGCTTCCCGTCGAGCTATGACCCGCTATATCCGCCGGGGTGGGCAAATTTGGATTCGGATTTTCCCAGATAAACCTGTTACTATGCGTCCCGCAGAAACCCGGATGGGTTCTGGTAAAGGTTCGCCAGAGTTTTGGGTCGCTGTAGTCAAACCAGGGCGAATTTTATTTGAAATCGCCGGCGTTTCTGAAGAAATTGCCCGTGAAGCTATGCGCTTGGCTGCATACAAACTGCCAATTAAAACCAAATTTATTGTGCGCCCTCAAATACAGGAACAGGAGTAGGGTTATGCCTCTTCCCAAAATTTCAGAAGCAAGAGAATTAAGTGACGAGAAACTGGTTGAGGAAATTACTGCTGTCAAAAGACAGTTATTTCACCTGCGCTTGCAAAAAGCCACCAGACAACTAGACAAGCCCCACCAGTTCAAACACGCCCGCCATCGTTTAGCCCAGTTGTTAACAGTAGAGGGCGAACGCAAACGAGCAGCAGCAAGTCAATCGGCTAACGCAGAAAAGTAGGAGATTATGGCAGTCAAAGAACGAGTTGGCTTGGTAGTGAGTGACAAAATGCAAAAAACGGTGGTAGTCGCCGTGGAAAACCGCGCTCCTCACCCCAAGTACGGCAAGATTGTAGTGCAAACCCGGCGCTATAAAGCCCATGACGAAGAAAATCAATGTAAAGTCGGCGATCGCGTGCGAATTCAGGAAACCAGACCACTGAGCAAAACCAAGCGCTGGCAAATCACAGAAATCCTCAACACCAAAGCCACAACTTAATAGTTGTTATCAAATTAACAACTCTACAAGGGAGATAAATTGTGATCCAACCCCAAAGCTATTTAAATGTTGCCGATAATAGTGGTGCCCGCAAACTAATGTGCATCCGCGTCTTAGGTGCTGGTAATCGTCGTTATGGCGGCGTGGGCGATAAAATTATCGCCGTTGTCAAAGATGCTCAACCCAACATGGCTGTCAAAAAGTCTGATGTGGTAGAAGCAGTCATTGTCCGCACCAGAAAAAGTATCAATCGTGACAGCGGCATGAGCATTCGTTTCGATGACAACGCCGCAGTAATTATTAACAAAGATGGTAATCCCAGAGGCACACGGGTATTTGGCCCAGTGGCTAGGGAACTGCGCGACAAAAACTTCACCAAAATCGTTTCTCTGGCGCCGGAGGTGCTGTAATGGCGAAGCAAAAAGAAAAACCTAAATTCCACAAAATGCACGTCAAAACTGGCGACACCGTGCAAGTGATTGCCGGCAAAGACAAAGGTAAAGTAGGCGAAGTGATTAAAGCACTGCCTCAAGAAAGTAAAGTCCTTGTCAAAGGTGTGAATATTAAAACTAAGCATGTCAAGCCCCAGCAAGAAGGAGAATCAGGGCGCATAGTCACCCAAGAATTCCCCATTCATAGCTCTAACGTCATGCTCTATTCCACCAAGCAAAACGTCGCCAGCCGTATCTGTTATACCTTCACTGCTGAAGGTAAGAAAGTACGGAAACTCAAAAAAACAGGCGAAATTCTCGATAAATAGAGATGAAGATTGAGTGTAAAGGCTGTTCGCCGAGCTTCTTTGAGAGGAGAACAATCAAACAGTCAGATTTCATACTTTATACTTCATACTTGATACTTTTTGTTCCCTGACCCAGCCCAGGGGTAATCAAGAAAAAAACTATGGCGACAACAAGACTCAAAACCTTATACCGAGAGACAATCGTCCCCAAGCTGACCAATCAGTTTCAATACACCAACATTCATCAAGTACCCAAGTTGGTCAAGGTAACTGTGAACCGAGGTTTAGGGGAAGCGGCTCAAAACGCGAAGTCCTTAGAAGCGTCCTTAAACGAAATTGCTGTAATTACTGGACAAAAACCAGTAGTGACACGGGCGAAAAAAGCGATCGCTGGCTTTAAAATCCGTCAAGGTATGCCAGTCGGGATTATGGTCACGCTCCGGGGCGAAAGGATGTACGCCTTTCTCGACCGCCTCGTCAGTCTCTCACTACCCAGAATTCGGGACTTCCGCGGCGTTAGCCCCAAAAGCTTTGACGGTCGCGGTAACTACACCCTCGGTGTCAGAGAACAGCTAATTTTTCCAGAAATCGAGTACGACAACATCGACCAAGTACGTGGTTTGGATATTTCCATCATCACCACAGCAAAAAGCGACGAAGAGGGCCGCGCCTTGCTTAAAGAATTAGGAATGCCCTTTCGCGATCAATAAGTTCATCTATAGAGGAAACGATGGCGGCTAACGACACAATTGCAGATATGCTCACGCGCATCCGCAATGCCAATTTGGCAAGGCATCAAACTACACTAGTGCCAGCTACGAAAATGACTCGTAGTATTGCTAAAGTGCTGCGGGATGAAGGCTTTATCTCTGAATTTGAAGAATCCGGAGAAGGAATAAATCGTAACCTAGTGATTCCCCTGAAATACAAGGGTAAGAATCGTCAACCTTTGATCACCGCCTTAAAGCGCGTGAGCAAACCAGGCTTGCGTGTTTATTCCAACAGAAAAGAATTACCGAGAGTACTAGGCGGTATCGGTATCGCCATCATTTCCACATCCAGTGGCATCATGACAGACCGGGAAGCGCGGCGTCAGAACTTGGGTGGTGAAGTGCTTTGCTACGTTTGGTAGTCATTTGTCATCGGTCATTTGTCATTAGTGCAAGACAAAGGACAAATAACACAGATGCCCAGAGGGCAACTTCCCGAAGGGTAGGACAAATAACAAAGGACAAAGGACGCAAAATCATGTCTCGTATTGGTAAACGCCCAATTACAATCCCCGCCAAAGTCCAAGTGGCGATTGACGGTACAAAAGTTGTGGTGAAAGGCCCCAAAGGCGAACTTTCTCGCAATTTACCAGCTAACGTCATCGTCTCCCAAGAAGGCGAGGTTTTACAGGTAACGCGTCGGGATGAAACCCGCACATCTAGGCAATTGCACGGCTTGAGCCGGACTTTGGTTGCCAACATGGTAGAAGGAGTTTCCCAAGGTTTCCAGCGCCGTTTAGAAATTCAAGGTGTTGGTTATCGGGCACAAGTTCAAGGCCGTAACCTAGTTTTAAACATGGGTTACAGCCATCAGGTGCAAATTGAGCCTCCAGAGGGCATTCAATTTGCAGTGGAAGGCACCACTAACGTGATAGTCAGTGGCTATGACAAAGAAATTGTCGGCAATATAGCCGCGAAAATTCGTGCCGTGCGACCACCTGAGCCTTACAAAGGTAAAGGTATCCGCTATGCAGGTGAAGTGGTCAGACGGAAAGCTGGTAAGACTGGTAAGAGTGGTAAGAAATAAAAATGAAACTTACTCGTAGAGAATCAAAACAGCGCCGCCATCGGCGCGTTCGGGGCAAAGTCAACGGTTCTCAAGACCGTCCCCGGTTAGCTATATTTCGCTCCAATGAGCACATCTATGCTCAAGTAATTGATGATACTAAACAAAATACTTTAGTCGCCGCCTCAAGTGTAGAACCAGATTTGAAATCAGCCTTGGCTTGTGGATCTAACTGTGAAGCATCGGCGCAAGTTGGTAAATTAATTGCATTGCGATCGCTCGAAAAAGGCATCACCAAAGTTGTCTTTGACCGTGGTGGGAACCTCTATCATGGCCGCATCAAAGCCCTAGCCGATGCAGCCCGTGAAGCGGGTTTAGATTTCTAAGCAGTCAAAAGTTCCAAATCCACTAGACTCTTGACTCTTAACCCTTGATTAATAGAGAGCATTAATTATGGCAACTGGTCGTCGTAAAACTAACCGCGCAAAAAAAGAAGAAACCACCTGGCAAGAACGAGTCATTCAGATTCGCCGCGTCAGCAAGGTCGTTAAAGGAGGTAAAAAACTCAGCTTCCGGGCGATCGTTGTCGTCGGTAACGAACGCGGTCAAGTCGGTGTGGGAGTAGGTAAAGCCTCAGATGTAATTGGCGCCGTCAAAAAAGGTGTTGCTGATGGTAAAAAACACCTGATTGATATCCCCATCACCAAATCTAATTCAATTCCCCACCCCATTGATGGTACTGGTGGTGGTGCTAAGGTGATCATGCGCCCAGCCGCTCCCGGTACTGGTGTAATTGCCGGTGGCGCTGTCCGCACTGTACTGGAATTGGCCGGAGTGCGTAACATCCTCGCCAAGCAACTCGGCTCCAACAACCCGCTTAATAATGCCAGAGCCGCAGTTAACGCTTTATCTACTCTGCGGACTTTGAGCGAAGTTGCTGAAGATCGGGGCGTCCCAATAGAAAATCTCTACACCATCTAAACAGTCATTTGTCCTGAGTTGGAAGGTAGGGACTAGAGACTAAAGTTTAGGGGCTAGAAAAGATAGATTTTTTACTCTAATTATGTGACTTTTAGTCTGCATCCCCAATCAATGACAAATGACCAATCACCAATGACAAACGACAAATTAAATTATGAGACTCAGCGATGCCAAGCCCCAAAAAGGCTCAAAAAAACGCCGCAAGCGTGTAGGTAGAGGTATTTCCGCCGGACAAGGCGCCAGTGCTGGTCTAGGTATGCGGGGACAAAAATCTCGTTCTGGTAGCGGTACTCGTCCTGGGTTTGAAGGGGGGCAACAGCCATTGTACCGCCGTCTACCCAAGTTGAAAGGCTTTCCGATTGTGAATCGCAAGATTTACACTACGATTAATG is a genomic window of Fortiea contorta PCC 7126 containing:
- the rpsC gene encoding 30S ribosomal protein S3; translated protein: MGQKIHPVGFRLGITQEHQSRWFAVPDRYPELLQEDYKLRQYIEKKLGRLAQNNAGISEVRIERKADQIDLEVRTARPGVVVGRGGQGIESLRTGLQELLGSNRQIRINVVEVQRVDADAYLIAEYIAQQLERRVSFRRVVRQAILRAQKAGIQGIKVQVSGRLNGAEIARTEWTREGRVPLHTLRADIDYSYCTAKTIYGILGIKVWVFKGEIIPGQETTTPQQPSTREREPRRRQQQRRRQQFEDRSNEG
- the rplR gene encoding 50S ribosomal protein L18: MKLTRRESKQRRHRRVRGKVNGSQDRPRLAIFRSNEHIYAQVIDDTKQNTLVAASSVEPDLKSALACGSNCEASAQVGKLIALRSLEKGITKVVFDRGGNLYHGRIKALADAAREAGLDF
- the rplO gene encoding 50S ribosomal protein L15, which translates into the protein MRLSDAKPQKGSKKRRKRVGRGISAGQGASAGLGMRGQKSRSGSGTRPGFEGGQQPLYRRLPKLKGFPIVNRKIYTTINVEKLASLPANTEVTLESLKAAGILTSVKGSLKILGNGELTVPLTVKAAAFTGQARSKIEAAGGSCEVI
- the rplX gene encoding 50S ribosomal protein L24; translation: MAKQKEKPKFHKMHVKTGDTVQVIAGKDKGKVGEVIKALPQESKVLVKGVNIKTKHVKPQQEGESGRIVTQEFPIHSSNVMLYSTKQNVASRICYTFTAEGKKVRKLKKTGEILDK
- the rplN gene encoding 50S ribosomal protein L14, whose protein sequence is MIQPQSYLNVADNSGARKLMCIRVLGAGNRRYGGVGDKIIAVVKDAQPNMAVKKSDVVEAVIVRTRKSINRDSGMSIRFDDNAAVIINKDGNPRGTRVFGPVARELRDKNFTKIVSLAPEVL
- the rpsH gene encoding 30S ribosomal protein S8, translated to MAANDTIADMLTRIRNANLARHQTTLVPATKMTRSIAKVLRDEGFISEFEESGEGINRNLVIPLKYKGKNRQPLITALKRVSKPGLRVYSNRKELPRVLGGIGIAIISTSSGIMTDREARRQNLGGEVLCYVW
- the rpsE gene encoding 30S ribosomal protein S5, with amino-acid sequence MATGRRKTNRAKKEETTWQERVIQIRRVSKVVKGGKKLSFRAIVVVGNERGQVGVGVGKASDVIGAVKKGVADGKKHLIDIPITKSNSIPHPIDGTGGGAKVIMRPAAPGTGVIAGGAVRTVLELAGVRNILAKQLGSNNPLNNARAAVNALSTLRTLSEVAEDRGVPIENLYTI
- the rplP gene encoding 50S ribosomal protein L16, whose protein sequence is MLSPRRTKFRKQQRGRMEGLAARGSSLNFGDFALQAQEPAWITSRQIEASRRAMTRYIRRGGQIWIRIFPDKPVTMRPAETRMGSGKGSPEFWVAVVKPGRILFEIAGVSEEIAREAMRLAAYKLPIKTKFIVRPQIQEQE
- the rpmC gene encoding 50S ribosomal protein L29, with the protein product MPLPKISEARELSDEKLVEEITAVKRQLFHLRLQKATRQLDKPHQFKHARHRLAQLLTVEGERKRAAASQSANAEK
- the rplF gene encoding 50S ribosomal protein L6, whose amino-acid sequence is MSRIGKRPITIPAKVQVAIDGTKVVVKGPKGELSRNLPANVIVSQEGEVLQVTRRDETRTSRQLHGLSRTLVANMVEGVSQGFQRRLEIQGVGYRAQVQGRNLVLNMGYSHQVQIEPPEGIQFAVEGTTNVIVSGYDKEIVGNIAAKIRAVRPPEPYKGKGIRYAGEVVRRKAGKTGKSGKK
- the rpsQ gene encoding 30S ribosomal protein S17, producing the protein MAVKERVGLVVSDKMQKTVVVAVENRAPHPKYGKIVVQTRRYKAHDEENQCKVGDRVRIQETRPLSKTKRWQITEILNTKATT
- the rplE gene encoding 50S ribosomal protein L5; protein product: MATTRLKTLYRETIVPKLTNQFQYTNIHQVPKLVKVTVNRGLGEAAQNAKSLEASLNEIAVITGQKPVVTRAKKAIAGFKIRQGMPVGIMVTLRGERMYAFLDRLVSLSLPRIRDFRGVSPKSFDGRGNYTLGVREQLIFPEIEYDNIDQVRGLDISIITTAKSDEEGRALLKELGMPFRDQ